A part of Silvimonas soli genomic DNA contains:
- a CDS encoding HIT family protein — MEGGCVLCNDHDQVVLWQDEICRVIWVDDPDYPGFCRVILNRHVAEMTDLPAQERDWLMEVVFAVEHAVRDTLHPDKINLASLGNMVPHVHWHVIPRWKTDRHFPAAVWAAPQNEHPQLPISAAMIESLKQRISQLTP, encoded by the coding sequence ATGGAAGGCGGGTGTGTTCTGTGCAATGATCATGATCAAGTCGTGCTGTGGCAGGATGAGATATGTCGGGTGATTTGGGTCGATGACCCGGACTACCCGGGTTTCTGCCGCGTCATCCTTAATCGTCATGTTGCCGAAATGACCGATTTGCCGGCACAGGAAAGGGATTGGCTCATGGAGGTGGTTTTTGCCGTGGAACACGCTGTACGCGATACGCTTCATCCCGACAAAATCAATCTTGCCAGTCTTGGCAATATGGTGCCGCACGTGCATTGGCACGTTATCCCGCGCTGGAAAACCGACCGGCATTTTCCTGCCGCTGTCTGGGCCGCGCCGCAAAATGAGCATCCCCAATTGCCTATCAGTGCAGCCATGATCGAAAGCCTGAAACAACGTATTAGCCAGCTCACGCCATGA
- a CDS encoding glycosyltransferase family 9 protein, with protein sequence MADAPERLSAQAIVDRDGLVWLPYDLPYLSSPRSAFTPLADLLQVHNANIAPVHINYANTQSLHILNGMGVALGDSVIGLAVLHGLKQSYPHLQITLHRSPNAPRYVDEIYTLASAFVNAQTLPLPLSALNDRAATWVDLADFMYRPAFNAQPMHAFFAMSLGLDPATLSAQTRCNNWLQDIDRPALPAWLPLGYTLLCHRASSALRTMPADVLRRYAQELIERGYAPLAGFAALDLPGWHDLSDWSDSLPRLLAVIAGARQMISVDSAAIHLAAGLGTPCHALFMGIDPALRVVDYPLCTAEQLDMSGKLRGLHHALTAVDEIEAGNCWAHWPGHFPSRLGTD encoded by the coding sequence ATGGCTGATGCGCCCGAGAGATTAAGCGCCCAGGCCATCGTTGATCGCGATGGCTTGGTCTGGCTGCCGTATGACCTGCCCTATCTATCCTCCCCGCGCAGCGCATTCACGCCGCTCGCTGACTTGCTGCAAGTACACAATGCCAACATTGCACCGGTTCATATCAACTATGCCAACACCCAGTCCTTGCACATTCTCAATGGCATGGGTGTTGCCTTGGGGGACTCGGTCATCGGACTGGCCGTATTGCACGGCCTCAAGCAAAGCTATCCACATTTGCAAATCACCTTGCATCGCAGCCCGAATGCGCCCCGATACGTGGACGAGATTTACACATTAGCCAGCGCCTTTGTGAACGCACAAACGCTGCCGCTACCGCTATCAGCGCTAAACGACCGGGCGGCGACATGGGTTGATCTGGCAGATTTCATGTATCGACCGGCCTTTAATGCACAGCCAATGCATGCCTTCTTTGCAATGAGCCTCGGCCTTGACCCAGCAACGCTCTCCGCCCAAACGCGGTGCAACAATTGGCTGCAAGATATTGACCGCCCCGCTCTGCCGGCATGGCTTCCGCTTGGCTATACACTACTTTGCCACCGCGCCAGCTCCGCTTTGCGCACCATGCCCGCGGATGTCCTGCGCCGATATGCGCAAGAACTGATCGAGCGCGGATATGCTCCGCTGGCTGGCTTTGCGGCACTGGATTTACCCGGGTGGCACGACCTGAGCGACTGGTCTGACTCGCTCCCGCGACTGCTGGCGGTCATTGCAGGAGCCAGGCAGATGATTAGCGTCGACAGCGCGGCCATCCATCTCGCCGCCGGGCTGGGAACACCGTGCCACGCTTTATTTATGGGGATTGATCCAGCTTTGCGCGTTGTCGATTATCCACTCTGCACCGCTGAACAGTTGGATATGTCGGGCAAGTTGCGGGGGCTGCATCATGCCCTTACTGCAGTTGATGAAATTGAGGCCGGGAACTGCTGGGCGCATTGGCCAGGTCACTTCCCCTCCCGGCTTGGGACTGACTAA
- a CDS encoding glycine zipper 2TM domain-containing protein — protein sequence MSEQQKLHPLILTAAGAVVIACGVAVAHMAGWIGAPKTDAEQLAASVPAVVAVASAPEASIPAQLVATQVPAVAPVAEATPHPKPKHSTNQRATSNNQGQEYASNQAQPAKQVCAVCGRVASVQTVTQEGKSSGGGAVAGGVVGGLLGNQVGNGRGRTVATVVGAVGGALAGNTVEKHVRTETDYQVHVQFDDGNSRTYTYKEKPAFVAGDRVRASGETLVLDQ from the coding sequence ATGTCTGAACAACAGAAACTTCACCCATTGATTCTGACCGCTGCCGGCGCAGTGGTTATTGCATGCGGCGTTGCCGTTGCCCATATGGCTGGCTGGATTGGCGCACCCAAAACCGATGCCGAACAACTCGCGGCAAGCGTGCCAGCGGTGGTTGCTGTCGCATCCGCACCTGAGGCCTCGATCCCGGCCCAACTGGTTGCAACACAAGTGCCAGCGGTCGCCCCGGTTGCTGAAGCGACCCCACACCCCAAACCCAAGCACAGCACCAATCAACGCGCCACCTCCAATAACCAGGGCCAGGAATACGCATCCAACCAGGCCCAGCCAGCCAAGCAGGTTTGTGCCGTATGCGGTCGCGTAGCCAGCGTGCAAACGGTGACGCAGGAAGGGAAGTCTTCGGGTGGTGGTGCAGTCGCGGGTGGTGTGGTAGGTGGTTTGCTAGGTAACCAGGTAGGTAATGGTCGTGGCCGTACCGTGGCAACTGTAGTGGGTGCCGTGGGTGGCGCGTTGGCGGGCAATACCGTTGAAAAGCATGTCCGCACCGAGACCGATTACCAAGTTCATGTGCAGTTTGATGACGGCAACTCGCGTACCTACACCTACAAAGAGAAACCAGCATTTGTTGCCGGCGACCGCGTGCGGGCTTCAGGCGAAACGCTGGTACTGGATCAGTAA
- a CDS encoding AI-2E family transporter, producing MTDTADKKESKHTWIEPAVATCAVVGLMLMSYQILAPFVAALIWAGILVYATWQPYMLLVRLCRGNRLLPAVVMLLVFTFVIVAPMLMAGLELSANVDQISGWLEGHIQAGLPTLPDWVVRVPWAGSHIDTFWQGIASGDPEVINRIKEWSKPLGGFLLKMGAAVGSGVLVLFLSLAFSFFFYISGHELIHWLMIILRRIGGQRGQELMLIAGGTVRGVVYGFIGTALVQGALAWFGYWISGVPNAAAFGLVSCFLSLMPGGPSLLGLPVALWLYHEGSTTWAIFLAVWMVGVVGMADNVVKPLLIGKESNLPFVLILIGVIGGAMAWGVMGVFLGPTLLAVSYTLLHNWARFDVADTVLSPKEVSTPVVVAQEAAADAAIESVPAQVPLVTPDQDATTAR from the coding sequence ATGACCGACACCGCCGACAAAAAAGAGTCTAAACATACCTGGATCGAACCCGCGGTCGCGACTTGCGCAGTGGTTGGGCTCATGTTGATGTCCTATCAGATATTGGCGCCCTTTGTGGCCGCGCTGATCTGGGCGGGCATTTTAGTCTATGCCACATGGCAGCCCTACATGCTGCTGGTGCGACTGTGTCGCGGTAACCGCCTGTTGCCAGCGGTGGTGATGCTGCTGGTGTTCACTTTTGTGATCGTCGCCCCGATGTTGATGGCCGGGCTGGAACTCTCGGCCAATGTCGACCAGATATCCGGTTGGTTGGAAGGGCATATTCAGGCCGGTTTGCCCACGCTGCCGGACTGGGTGGTCCGCGTGCCGTGGGCTGGTTCGCACATTGATACATTCTGGCAGGGCATTGCCAGCGGTGATCCAGAAGTCATCAACCGCATCAAAGAATGGAGCAAGCCGCTTGGGGGATTTCTGCTCAAGATGGGCGCGGCGGTGGGCAGTGGTGTGCTGGTGCTGTTTTTGAGTCTGGCGTTTTCGTTTTTCTTTTATATCAGCGGCCATGAGTTGATTCACTGGCTGATGATCATCCTGCGCCGGATTGGCGGTCAGCGTGGCCAGGAATTGATGCTGATTGCCGGTGGCACGGTACGCGGCGTGGTGTACGGTTTTATCGGTACCGCCCTGGTACAAGGTGCGCTGGCCTGGTTTGGTTACTGGATTAGCGGTGTTCCCAACGCCGCGGCGTTTGGCTTGGTGTCATGCTTTTTGTCGCTTATGCCGGGCGGCCCCAGCTTGTTGGGTCTGCCAGTGGCACTGTGGCTGTATCACGAGGGCAGTACTACCTGGGCGATCTTCCTGGCGGTCTGGATGGTTGGCGTCGTCGGCATGGCGGATAACGTGGTCAAGCCCTTGCTGATCGGTAAAGAAAGCAACCTGCCATTTGTGCTGATCTTGATCGGCGTGATCGGTGGCGCGATGGCTTGGGGCGTGATGGGGGTGTTTCTGGGGCCGACTTTATTGGCGGTCAGCTACACTTTGCTGCACAACTGGGCGCGCTTCGATGTGGCCGATACCGTGCTTTCGCCGAAGGAAGTCAGCACCCCGGTGGTGGTCGCGCAAGAGGCTGCCGCCGATGCCGCAATTGAGTCAGTACCCGCTCAAGTACCGCTGGTTACGCCAGACCAGGACGCAACCACTGCCCGCTAG
- the gcvA gene encoding transcriptional regulator GcvA has protein sequence MDSPLKSPGRLPSLSALRAFEAAARLGNLARAADELFVTHGAISHQIKALESQLGFKLFARHGRGVVLTPQGQRLASTLNGAFGAIASEISAIAQEQQRPRLVITCLPSFAAKWLTPRLGEFIGQHPHIELWIRSTKTRENLAAEDIDLGIRVGEGKWPGLYLEHLMDDEFVVVASPHLAGGLPARPADLSRYLLLRSDTEPWARWFEAAGIAGSEPQGSMVFNDSALLVQAAAEGQGIGLARASLIQPELASGKLVKLFDLTVPMPGAYWIVAPEAPPWRPAVATFVAWLKQKASAG, from the coding sequence ATGGATTCACCATTAAAATCACCCGGCCGCTTGCCCTCGTTGTCGGCGTTACGGGCCTTTGAGGCTGCCGCCAGGCTGGGCAATCTGGCACGCGCAGCCGACGAATTGTTTGTGACTCACGGGGCGATCAGTCATCAGATCAAGGCACTTGAATCGCAACTGGGGTTCAAGCTCTTTGCCCGCCACGGACGTGGCGTGGTGCTGACACCACAAGGGCAACGCTTGGCGAGCACGTTGAATGGCGCGTTTGGCGCTATTGCCAGTGAGATTTCTGCGATTGCGCAAGAGCAGCAGCGTCCGCGCCTGGTCATTACCTGCTTGCCTTCGTTTGCGGCCAAGTGGCTCACGCCGCGGCTGGGTGAATTTATTGGCCAGCATCCGCATATCGAGTTGTGGATACGTTCAACCAAAACCCGGGAAAACCTGGCGGCAGAAGATATCGATCTGGGAATTCGGGTCGGTGAAGGCAAATGGCCAGGCTTGTACCTGGAGCATTTGATGGATGACGAGTTTGTGGTGGTTGCCAGCCCGCATCTGGCGGGAGGTTTACCCGCCCGTCCGGCGGACCTCTCCCGTTATTTGCTGCTGCGTTCGGACACCGAGCCGTGGGCGCGCTGGTTTGAGGCCGCCGGCATTGCGGGTTCTGAGCCCCAAGGCAGCATGGTGTTCAACGATTCGGCCCTGCTGGTGCAAGCTGCAGCTGAAGGTCAGGGCATTGGTCTGGCTCGGGCATCATTGATTCAACCAGAACTGGCATCGGGCAAACTGGTAAAGCTGTTTGATTTGACCGTACCCATGCCGGGTGCCTACTGGATTGTGGCGCCAGAGGCCCCGCCATGGCGGCCAGCCGTCGCTACTTTTGTGGCATGGCTGAAACAGAAAGCCAGCGCCGGTTGA
- a CDS encoding rhodanese-like domain-containing protein — MDDQFQYYSRKLQYEIDAADLMHILKTSKKVVIVDARSPEAFLNEHIPGAISFPHRQMYEHTTDVLARDVLYVTYCDGIGCNASTKGALQLARLGFEVRELIGGLDWFKRDGYATEGLLAPTQPVAEVVCAC, encoded by the coding sequence ATGGACGACCAGTTTCAGTATTACTCGCGCAAGCTGCAATACGAGATCGATGCCGCTGACCTGATGCATATTCTTAAGACCAGTAAAAAAGTCGTGATTGTCGATGCTCGCTCTCCAGAGGCCTTTTTGAATGAGCACATCCCCGGCGCAATCAGTTTTCCTCATCGGCAAATGTACGAGCACACCACCGACGTGCTGGCGCGGGATGTCTTGTATGTGACGTATTGCGACGGAATCGGCTGCAACGCATCGACTAAGGGCGCACTACAACTGGCACGGCTGGGCTTTGAGGTGCGGGAGTTGATTGGTGGTCTGGACTGGTTTAAACGCGACGGCTATGCCACTGAAGGATTGCTGGCACCAACACAGCCCGTCGCTGAAGTGGTTTGCGCTTGCTAG
- a CDS encoding valine--tRNA ligase, with protein sequence MSTALEQLAKSFEPAAIEASWYPRWESANYFSPSMDLNAPSFCIQLPPPNVTGTLHMGHAFNQTIMDGLTRYHRMKGDNTLWLPGTDHAGIATQIVVERQLDAQGISRHDLGRPAFIEKVWEWKQQSGDTITGQMRRMGASVDWGREYFTMDDKMSGTVTEVFVRLYEQGLIYRGKRLVNWDPVLGTAVSNLEVVSEEEDGHLWHIRYPLVEADSKTGLTHLTVATTRPETMLGDVAVMVHPEDERYVHLIGKTVKLPLCDRELPIIADDYVDKEFGTGVVKVTPAHDFNDYAVGQRHNLPQISILTLDAKINEEAPAVYQGMDRFAARKQIVADLEAQGFLVEVKKHKLMVPRGDRTGTIIEPMLTDQWFVAMTKPDATGKSITQKALDVVDDGQVQFVPGDWVNTYQAWLKNIEDWCISRQLWWGHQIPAWYDADGKVYVARTEAEALAQSGGKPLTRDNDVLDTWFSSAQVPFSSLGWPNNTDELKAFLPSSVLVTGYDIIFFWVARMIMMTTHFTGKVPFTHVYVHGLVRDGEGKKMSKSEGNVLDPVDLIDGIALEPLLEKRTTGLRRPEKAPQVAAKTQKEFPDGIPAYGVDALRFTFASLASLGRSINFDQKRCEGYRNFCNKLWNATRFVLMNVEGKDCGFDLVDGKEPELDYGFADRWIIGKLQEAEKNVTLALDTFRFDLAAQAIYEFVWNEYCDWYIELAKVSAQHGTEAQQRATRRTLIRVLEVILRLVHPIMPFITEELWQTVAPLAGRKTTESIMVAAWPIADESKIDAAANADVEELKALAFAARNLRGEMGLSPAQKAPLFLEGGAALQKFAPYLVPLCKLSEVHIVATLPVDDAPIAVAGTTRLMLKVEVDKAAETARLTKEITKTEDGLGKLKAKLEKPGYVDKAPAHLVEKDRAQVAELEGKLVQLAAQLAKLGA encoded by the coding sequence ATGAGCACAGCACTCGAACAACTCGCCAAGAGCTTTGAACCGGCAGCCATTGAAGCCAGTTGGTACCCGCGCTGGGAATCAGCCAACTATTTCAGCCCGAGCATGGATCTGAACGCGCCTTCGTTCTGCATCCAGTTGCCGCCGCCCAATGTGACCGGCACTTTGCATATGGGTCACGCCTTCAATCAAACCATTATGGACGGTTTGACACGCTATCACCGCATGAAAGGCGATAACACCCTGTGGCTGCCTGGCACCGACCACGCCGGCATCGCTACCCAGATCGTGGTAGAGCGCCAACTGGATGCTCAAGGTATCTCGCGCCATGACCTTGGCCGCCCTGCGTTTATTGAGAAAGTGTGGGAATGGAAGCAGCAATCGGGCGACACCATCACGGGCCAGATGCGCCGCATGGGCGCGTCCGTAGACTGGGGCCGTGAATATTTCACAATGGACGACAAAATGTCCGGCACGGTGACCGAAGTCTTCGTGCGGCTGTACGAACAAGGCCTCATTTATCGGGGCAAACGTCTGGTGAACTGGGACCCGGTCCTGGGCACGGCGGTGTCGAACCTGGAAGTCGTGAGCGAAGAAGAAGACGGCCATCTGTGGCACATCCGCTATCCGCTGGTCGAAGCCGATAGCAAAACCGGCCTGACCCACCTGACCGTCGCCACCACCCGCCCGGAAACCATGCTGGGCGACGTGGCGGTGATGGTGCACCCGGAAGACGAGCGCTACGTGCATCTGATCGGCAAGACGGTGAAGCTGCCGCTGTGTGATCGCGAACTGCCGATCATTGCTGATGATTACGTCGATAAAGAGTTCGGCACTGGCGTGGTCAAAGTGACCCCGGCGCACGACTTCAACGATTACGCCGTGGGTCAACGCCACAATCTGCCGCAGATTTCCATCCTGACGCTGGATGCCAAAATCAACGAAGAAGCGCCAGCCGTTTACCAGGGCATGGATCGCTTTGCCGCACGCAAGCAAATCGTTGCCGATCTGGAAGCCCAAGGCTTCCTGGTTGAAGTGAAGAAACACAAATTGATGGTGCCGCGCGGTGATCGTACCGGCACGATCATTGAGCCGATGCTGACGGACCAATGGTTTGTCGCCATGACCAAGCCGGACGCCACAGGCAAAAGCATCACGCAAAAAGCGCTGGATGTGGTCGACGATGGCCAGGTGCAGTTTGTACCGGGCGATTGGGTCAACACTTACCAGGCGTGGCTGAAGAACATTGAAGACTGGTGTATCAGCCGCCAGCTGTGGTGGGGGCATCAGATCCCCGCCTGGTACGATGCCGATGGCAAGGTCTATGTGGCCCGTACCGAAGCCGAAGCACTGGCGCAATCGGGTGGCAAGCCGTTAACCCGCGATAACGATGTGCTGGATACCTGGTTCAGTTCGGCCCAGGTGCCGTTTTCGTCGCTGGGCTGGCCCAACAACACGGATGAACTGAAGGCGTTCCTGCCCTCCTCCGTGCTGGTTACCGGCTACGACATTATTTTCTTCTGGGTTGCCCGGATGATCATGATGACCACGCATTTCACCGGCAAGGTGCCGTTCACGCATGTGTATGTGCACGGACTGGTGCGCGATGGTGAAGGCAAGAAGATGTCCAAGTCCGAGGGCAACGTGCTGGACCCGGTGGATTTGATCGACGGCATCGCGCTGGAACCGTTGCTGGAAAAACGTACCACCGGTTTGCGTCGGCCAGAAAAAGCCCCGCAAGTGGCGGCCAAAACCCAGAAAGAATTCCCGGATGGCATTCCGGCGTATGGCGTTGATGCGCTGCGCTTCACCTTTGCCAGTCTGGCCAGCCTGGGTCGCTCCATCAACTTTGACCAGAAGCGCTGCGAAGGTTATCGCAACTTCTGCAACAAGTTGTGGAATGCCACCCGCTTCGTGCTTATGAATGTTGAAGGCAAGGATTGCGGCTTTGACCTGGTCGATGGCAAAGAGCCAGAACTGGATTACGGTTTTGCCGATCGCTGGATTATCGGCAAGCTGCAAGAGGCCGAGAAAAACGTCACCCTGGCGCTGGATACCTTCCGTTTCGATCTGGCCGCACAAGCCATTTACGAGTTCGTCTGGAACGAATACTGCGACTGGTATATCGAGTTGGCCAAGGTTTCGGCCCAACACGGTACCGAAGCCCAGCAACGCGCTACCCGCCGCACCTTGATTCGCGTGCTGGAAGTGATCTTGCGTCTGGTCCACCCGATCATGCCGTTCATTACCGAAGAGTTGTGGCAAACCGTTGCGCCGCTGGCCGGTCGCAAAACCACTGAGTCAATCATGGTGGCCGCATGGCCGATTGCCGATGAAAGCAAGATTGACGCTGCCGCCAACGCCGATGTTGAGGAACTCAAGGCGCTCGCCTTTGCTGCCCGCAACCTGCGTGGCGAAATGGGTCTGTCACCGGCACAGAAAGCGCCGTTGTTCCTCGAAGGTGGCGCTGCGTTGCAGAAGTTCGCGCCGTATCTGGTGCCGCTATGCAAGTTGTCCGAAGTGCATATCGTTGCCACTTTGCCGGTCGATGACGCTCCGATTGCCGTGGCAGGTACAACCCGTCTGATGCTGAAGGTAGAAGTGGACAAGGCCGCAGAAACCGCGCGCCTGACCAAGGAAATCACCAAGACGGAAGACGGTTTGGGCAAGTTGAAAGCCAAGCTGGAAAAGCCCGGCTACGTCGACAAAGCGCCAGCGCATCTCGTAGAAAAAGACCGCGCGCAGGTCGCTGAACTGGAAGGCAAGCTGGTGCAACTGGCGGCACAACTGGCCAAGTTAGGCGCGTAA
- a CDS encoding DUF883 family protein gives MSVNSNEEQLIDDLQTVLTDTEELLRDAVGETGEKARLLRSKIAANLQTAKAKLGETERLVSEKAKEAAKVTDEYVHDHPWQSIGIAAGVGFLLGMLVCRR, from the coding sequence ATGTCTGTGAATTCAAACGAAGAACAATTGATTGATGATCTGCAAACCGTGTTGACCGATACCGAAGAGCTGCTGCGCGATGCGGTAGGCGAGACCGGTGAAAAGGCGCGTCTGTTGCGCAGCAAGATCGCGGCCAACTTGCAAACCGCCAAGGCCAAACTGGGAGAGACCGAGCGACTGGTCTCCGAAAAAGCCAAAGAAGCCGCCAAGGTGACCGATGAATATGTTCACGATCATCCGTGGCAATCGATTGGTATCGCGGCAGGCGTGGGCTTTTTGCTCGGCATGCTGGTTTGCCGTCGTTAA
- a CDS encoding phage holin family protein — translation MSEERDAHDAHHRGLAQRLASSLVGLAHNHLSLLGLELEEERERLVLVAALVLVGAGVVWLGLGVLSVAVVWWVSEQWRWLALLIVAAVYLLGGLVCLRYAWQTVTSAPKPFAATLEQLRKDREQFLP, via the coding sequence ATGAGTGAAGAACGTGACGCCCACGATGCACATCATCGTGGGTTGGCGCAGCGCCTGGCCTCCAGTCTGGTGGGCCTGGCGCATAACCACCTTTCCCTGCTGGGGCTGGAACTGGAAGAAGAGCGCGAGCGTCTTGTTCTGGTTGCCGCTCTGGTTCTGGTTGGCGCTGGCGTGGTCTGGCTGGGACTCGGGGTACTGTCGGTTGCTGTGGTGTGGTGGGTCAGCGAGCAATGGCGCTGGCTGGCCTTGCTGATCGTGGCCGCAGTTTATCTGTTGGGTGGGCTGGTTTGTCTGCGTTATGCCTGGCAAACCGTAACCAGTGCGCCCAAGCCTTTTGCCGCTACGCTGGAGCAATTGCGTAAAGACCGGGAGCAATTTTTGCCATGA
- a CDS encoding DNA polymerase III subunit chi, which produces MAQITFYFNVKNREQALAQLVGKAVAQNLSISVLAASEAEALRLDRVLWDTPHTSFVPHCRANEDIAAQTPVVVDFRPALLPSRNVLFNWTGQVPDGFAEHERIIEIVSQDENERLAARERWRTWQGLGMTPVAVDMLELARKRAGGAQA; this is translated from the coding sequence ATGGCCCAGATCACTTTTTATTTCAACGTGAAAAACCGCGAGCAGGCGCTAGCCCAGCTCGTGGGCAAGGCCGTGGCGCAAAACCTCAGCATCTCGGTACTCGCCGCCAGCGAGGCCGAGGCTCTGCGGCTGGACCGGGTATTGTGGGATACACCGCATACCAGCTTTGTGCCGCATTGCCGGGCGAACGAAGACATCGCAGCGCAAACGCCTGTCGTCGTTGATTTTCGCCCGGCATTGCTGCCCTCGCGCAACGTGTTGTTCAACTGGACCGGCCAAGTGCCAGACGGTTTCGCCGAACACGAACGTATTATTGAAATAGTCTCGCAAGATGAAAACGAGCGCCTTGCCGCTCGGGAGCGCTGGCGTACCTGGCAAGGATTGGGCATGACCCCCGTTGCCGTAGACATGCTGGAACTGGCGCGCAAGCGTGCAGGCGGAGCGCAAGCGTGA
- a CDS encoding leucyl aminopeptidase: protein MEYIINLTPPEKDTAETLVLPVAGKKLAQGLSKLDSATSGVLSALVANGEPGEKAGSILSTHVTLDGKLRRVVLVQTGETADVASLRLAASAAAKAVIAGKATSTGVHLLLVAGKTLGIETAAAIVAQAFVFEGYRFDQFKSKKEPVATLTNVNITVSKKADQDAAQAGLQQGLAIGHGVNFTRDLGNAPGNVCTPTYLATQAQALGKAAKIKVDVLEAADMEKLGMGSFLAVAKGSIEPPKLITLEYKGGKGKPVVLVGKGITFDSGGISLKPGDSMDEMKYDMCGAATVLGVFKAVTELKLPINLVGVIATCENMPAGNAYKPGDILTSMSGQTIEVLNTDAEGRLVLCDALTYAAKYEPETIIDIATLTGACVIALGHIATGLYANDEKLAEQLLAAAGTSGDKAWRMPLWDDYQEQLKSNFADMANIGGRPGGSITAAVFLSRFVKDVNWAHLDIAGTAWKSGAAKGATGRPVPMLVEFLNQRAAKTAKKK, encoded by the coding sequence ATGGAATATATCATTAATCTCACCCCCCCCGAAAAAGACACCGCTGAGACACTGGTGCTGCCCGTCGCTGGCAAAAAGCTGGCACAAGGCCTGTCAAAGCTCGATTCGGCCACCTCGGGCGTGTTGTCCGCGCTGGTTGCCAACGGTGAACCGGGCGAGAAAGCGGGCTCCATTTTGAGCACGCACGTGACGCTGGACGGCAAATTGCGCCGCGTGGTTTTGGTGCAGACCGGCGAAACCGCTGATGTAGCTTCCTTGCGCCTTGCAGCCAGCGCCGCTGCCAAAGCAGTGATCGCGGGCAAGGCGACCAGCACCGGTGTTCACCTGTTGCTGGTTGCAGGCAAAACCCTGGGTATCGAAACCGCTGCCGCCATCGTCGCGCAAGCGTTTGTTTTCGAAGGCTACCGGTTTGATCAGTTCAAATCCAAAAAAGAACCTGTGGCGACGCTCACCAATGTAAACATTACCGTGAGCAAAAAAGCCGACCAGGATGCGGCCCAAGCTGGCCTGCAACAAGGTCTGGCCATTGGTCATGGCGTGAACTTCACCCGTGATCTGGGCAATGCCCCGGGCAACGTTTGCACTCCGACCTATCTGGCAACCCAGGCGCAAGCGCTGGGCAAAGCAGCCAAAATCAAAGTGGACGTGCTCGAAGCTGCCGACATGGAAAAGCTCGGCATGGGTTCATTCCTGGCCGTGGCCAAGGGTTCAATCGAACCGCCCAAGCTGATTACCCTGGAATACAAAGGCGGCAAGGGCAAGCCAGTGGTGCTGGTTGGTAAAGGCATTACGTTTGACTCGGGCGGTATCTCGCTCAAGCCGGGCGACAGCATGGACGAAATGAAATACGACATGTGCGGTGCTGCCACCGTGCTGGGCGTATTCAAGGCCGTGACTGAACTGAAGCTGCCTATCAACCTGGTGGGTGTGATCGCTACTTGCGAAAACATGCCAGCTGGCAATGCGTACAAGCCAGGTGACATTCTCACCAGCATGTCCGGCCAGACCATTGAAGTGCTGAACACCGATGCTGAAGGCCGTCTGGTACTGTGCGACGCGCTGACATACGCCGCGAAGTACGAACCGGAAACCATCATCGATATCGCCACGCTGACTGGTGCTTGCGTGATCGCCCTGGGCCATATCGCGACAGGCTTGTACGCCAATGACGAAAAACTGGCAGAGCAACTGTTGGCAGCAGCTGGCACTTCCGGCGACAAAGCATGGCGTATGCCGTTGTGGGACGACTATCAAGAACAACTGAAGTCCAACTTTGCGGATATGGCCAATATCGGCGGCCGTCCGGGTGGCTCGATTACCGCAGCGGTGTTCTTGTCACGTTTCGTCAAAGACGTGAACTGGGCTCACCTCGATATCGCCGGTACTGCATGGAAGTCTGGTGCGGCCAAGGGTGCCACGGGTCGTCCGGTGCCAATGCTGGTGGAATTCCTCAACCAGCGCGCCGCTAAAACCGCGAAAAAGAAATAA